Within the Eucalyptus grandis isolate ANBG69807.140 chromosome 1, ASM1654582v1, whole genome shotgun sequence genome, the region gtcttcttttttttccctagaaaGAGAATTCCCGTGGAGTTGTTTCAATGCGCATTAGTTTTATGTACATTATATACTACAAACTAAGACCCTGTCGTGCCACAACAAACAGCATGATCGAATGATTTAATAGAAAACCTCCGAAGTAGCCGAAACCCGTGATCTGCAGTGTCCGTGGCATTGATTTGCTATTGCTCATCCCCATAATTTTCCACGTTAGAGGGATAAAAGATaaggggaagaaggaaaagacaGTGAAGTTCGATAACTACTGAATGACCCGGAGAATGATCCTTATTACTGTCGATGGCGCTAATAATTGTCTTCTCGATCCATCTTCTTGGACGTCGAAGCTATTCTATCACGTTTTCATGATCATTTAGATAAAACTGGTAAAGAGTAATCCAGTCTTACATATGTTGAGTTTTGAGGCTCATGTTAACACCTGTGTTATATCCAATGTTACAGATTCTAATCCTAAAATTGTTTCGATAAAATAAATAGCTATATTTAACGGTTATACACTTATTGCACAGATAtcatttcagtcctaaatttttcaattttgctaatttaattctaaacctttgcacaaaatttcaatatagttattttagtcaattttcgCTTCCAAAGCGACAATGTAGTCATTGCCTTCCGTCCTACGTACCATATTCAAcgatttcaaatgaaaattggtCCGAATGACCGCATTAaaaatttatgcaaaaatttaggactaaattgctaatcaaaaaatttattactgAATTAGCAtatgtataataggtttagaattgattgggtaatttttccttaaataaatGTATTAAGTCTTGTTAATCTCCTACAAATCACTATTTGGTTGGATTGATTAACAAGTGCAAGTTGCCACATCACGTGCCACTCTCCTTGAAACTTTAGAATAATGACATgacaagtgtcataacttttgtacgacactaatttgattctcataattattatttttattattatttgagtgtcataacttatatATACGTCAATTGAGCGCTATAACATTTTTGCGATCATGCTATATAACTTATCAATCaattacttgagtgccataacttttaacAACATTCATCACAAGTGCTTTACCACATCAGAATTTCAGCACTtgaatgaatattttttaaaatgtaatgACAATTAAGTGATTAATTGTAGGTTATAACACTCAAACAAACATCTTTTAGAAGTTAAAGTGCTCAaatgattgaataaaaaaagttatgtCGCTCAAATGAGCGTCATATGAAAGTTATAAAACTCATAATGTTTTCCTAGAAACTTTCGTATGACAAAAAATAGATAGTCTTTTTGCCAAATTAAACGACAAATTACATTCCTAGCTGTAGACTTCAGACACTTTTCTTCCGAATGCATCAATTCCAAATAGTCTTTCGTTTCCTATCTATTCTTGACCTTCTTGAAAGAGGGTAGGGGTGTAAATGATTCGGTTCAATTCGGTTTTTTtctaaaaaccgaaccgaaccgaatcgacaagaaaatttattaaactaaATCGAAATTCAATCCAAACCGAAAGACTATTAGGAATtgattcggtttggttcggttttttggtgtttacttttgttttgtttttttttccctccatgcATCcctttcaatcaattttttattttttaaaaattgattttttgttattttttattaattttcttttctttttttcctttttccttttcttcttcttcttcattggccgaTCGCCAACCACGGTGGCAGTTGGCAATCGGCCAAAGGCGAGTTGGAGCTTCACCACAAGCAAATGAGGCTCCACCTCGCCTAATCTTgggagcttgagctcgccagatctaacgagctaggcgaggctcggaGCCTCATTGGAGGTCGCAAAGCCTCCTTGACGTCTAGTGACCTTCGACGAGGCTCAAGCCCCACCCAAGTGGCCGGATTTGGCGgggcttgagctcgccggcgtcggcgagctcggcctcgccacaAGCTAGCAAGGCTCAACTTCACTAGAatcgggcgagctcaagcctcgctagcCTATGACGAGGCTCCGCTCGCCTCGGCCAATTGCCGGCTACTAGCATGGTCGACAACGgccagtgaagaagaagaagaagaagaagaagaagaaaaagacagaaagaaaaggaaaaaatcacaaaaagatttttaaaaataaaataaaaataaaatgaaaaaaattagattttatcgATTTGGATTGGCTAATCAAATTGATAGAAATCGAACTAGTTTAAaaagtttcgatttttaatgaaaaccgaaCAAAAAAAAGTCGAACTTTTCGGTTCACTTTTGGCAAGGGGTGCTTGCCATTTGAAATGAGATTGTCATAGATTACATGTTGATTGCCTTTACATTCTAATATGAATAATAAATGATGAAATATGTCATTTCGAGGATCCTAACAATTCAAAGGAGAATACGATATACAATTAAGGACTTGCCAAGTTGATTGATCCTTCATATATACCCTTCAGATTAACCTTTTCTTAATATCTACTTCTATATTCAAAACTATCTTTGTTGAATAGATCGGCATGTTTCTTCCTCGAATTGTAATGCTCATTAGCTTTTCTTGTTCACCGGATATCTTTGTTATGTCCCCGTCTTTGATCCTAATCCTTGGATGGACCTTGATTGAAGTGAACGAATAAAAAATGATGCAATTTCAATTGCcgtcgcaatttttttttcgaaaataataaattggaaAGCCGGGAGGATCACTAAAATATATCTTTCCATTCCATGATACGAAAGCATGCGCACCGTTATTTTAAGGTTTGTGTGAAATCACCTTAACTTTCCTTTGgtgattcctttttcatttgtttgttgTTGGAAACTCTTTAATTATTCGATCAATTATTACAAATGTGTCAACCTTCCCATTACATGAATAATTTCCCGGAACTTCCCATATGCCCTCAAGCTCCTCAGGCCGCGTTTGGCAGTCgagataaaattcgggataggatatgatttatcTTATTCTACGTTTGGTGCTCGCTTAGAACatgataaagttggatataagaGGGATAtagacaagataaaattatcctatgggggaggtgggataaaggtggataggatttataatgttcataataggaaagctatttttcttgaataacaaacttattaaattaacaaaattgaaattatatttcaatataaataatatttgaattctaatttaagaaattaaaaattaaaaaaatatttttaattaatcttatttaatttatatatccaactttaattctatcttattataaacattcaatctataaattaaatatttatatttattatatatattaggtatttttgtattttaggtatgttagtacaatttactatttgataaaattgtattaaagaatgatgaaaggggaaaaaagaaataataattaaaataatataaaaaagaggaaaagtaaaataaaaataaattaaggaatagtgttacaagagattttcaccatctccatttatgaatatttaggttaatttataatgatataccgtttatataaaaaaaaaaaatgtacatgatataatGTGAACATATCCGATTTTAATACTTTGAATTCACTAAACAATGGacaaaatataaacaaatctcatgatttcatatcctatcatatctAGTTATCTCGATTAGAAATcagacgaccaaacgtagcctcaAGCCTCTCAAATTATTACATGCTCTAAATTAATCTCTTATATATCCTAGAATTGATCTCTGTTATGAAGCACCTGAAAGCCTTCATATCATATCAAACACTCTGACACATATCCTACACTTTTTGACACTCGATCAACAAGTGTCTGAAAATTTAATACTTAGTCAACACTCGAGTCTGAAATTCCGATAAGCGAGTTTAGAACGCTAACACATGATTCTAACATGCacaagattaattttaaaaatttcaataaatgaaaaaataataacttaagaaagaaaaaaaaatctagtttttcttttcttctgactCTCACTTTCCAAAGTGACACACAATTTATCTCcaaagtttgtttttttctcttctcttccttcatgCTTTGACATGCAAGTTTAAAATGTGGATTGCTAGTTTTTTTCATCCAAGTTTGATGGACTATTAGAATGGAAttgaacttgtcaaattgaaataattaatgatattaataaatgatgaattaatgttttagtgtaaattcattttagactcttttattatttatttatttatgaatttgaatcaaattaatttgattgaaataattataaaaataataatttatcatatatataatgaatcccaacgtgtcgaaattctttattttttaaaaaataacatgtcGACGAGTCGTGTTGTGTTATAGATCGCGTGTTAATGTCgatgtcggtgctacttagatTCTTTATCCTTACATATAGGAGAAGGAAAGGCACatcattgaaatcaccaaaccactttcttccttttattttactttttgctaATGATCCAAGGGAAAATTGCATTTTGCCCTCAAAGATTTTGGAATTATAGCAAGCCTCTGCAtttcaatttttacaatttgccCCTCGATATTTTGGAGTATTGGGGTGATGTGCTCCCTAACTGTTGACTCCATCAAAATTTTTCTCACATATTTGATCACACGGCTAGTTATGTAATGCAACTTGGTCATATACAATGTGCCTATGTGAGGAAAAAATTAGGGACTATTAAAAAACGCATTTTAAAATTGCATATCGATATGCATCTAGCGTTGACTCCAATCAAATTCTTGTCAGAACTTTTAGTCACATGCTCTCACACATATTATATTTCCAAATTCTCCTTGTACTATTTTTATGTGTATACATTTATATGACGAATTTCTCTGTTGGTAATAGGTCGCAGAGGTTCGAGCAAATTTGGGTTAGAGTTGATGCCGACAGACATATTGCAACCAATTCCCAAAGTCCGTGGGACATATTGTGAAGAAGATTAAAATGTTGGGAGGCAATTTGCAACAACCCTTAAAATTGCCAGGGAGGCCATCGAGGCAGTCCGGCGATCTCCTGGAAGTGCGGGAAAAGGTACCTTCATTCGCTTGTTGCTTCTTCTGCCATAACAGGTAGCTTCAAGAAAGGAAAGGCATTGAAGTATACTCACTCAATACGAGTCTAAAGAACTCTCAAATAAAATCTAGATCGCTCTTATGTTTCGTGAGCAAGCAGCCTTTTTGCTCATTGAAACGCAATGCATGAACATTAAAAAATCGGCTAAATGCCCATTTTAACTAATGAGGTTACTTAACGAATTTAACGACCGACACTTCAAATCTTTGAATTCGATTCGATCTGACCCAAATGCACATGGAGAAGTTGAAGTTTGCCAGActaaaagtctttttttttttttttttttttttttttttgagactgAGTCCAACAGGTGACAGGTGAAAGGCAAAAACGAAGCCGTAAAAATTTTACTGGGTCCTCCGACCAACATCGACCCGGCGAGGGCAATATCGTCAAATAGCTTCGGCCAATGAGCGGTCGCGTGTAGACTCGCGCCCTCGGAGCGCGCTTCTCCCCACGCGCCGCCTCTTTCACTGCGGGACGGCCGCCGGCAACCGCGGGAAATTACCGTTATGTCGATTCGGCGCCGACGTAGAACACGACAAATccaaaatttgtttaatgctCTTAAAGCTGCCAACAATGGCCGAACCGACGGCCGTCGTCATCGCTCCCCAGCAAAGCAAGCCCGGTCCTTCCCTCGAATTCTTAATTCCGAAAGCGCCCAAAAACCGCCGGTCAACGCCAACGACCGACGacgaagcagaagaagaagcagcagaagaagaagcagcagagGAAAAGTCAAACTCGCGTTCGACCATTCAAAGTCCCCCGGAACCGCAGCCTCGTCATTGGAGAGTTTTTTTTCGGGTCTCTGTTTTCCAACTTCCTCCGGGCCGATCCGAGCTCCGTCCTCGCCGTTCCCTGCGATCCAGATGAAGCCGCGGTTATGGGCGATCGGCTTGCTGGCGACGGTGCTGATCTCGGCCTGCAGCAGAGTCCAATCGAAGTGCAGCGGCGGCTGCGACTTGGCCCTGGCCTCGTACTACGTCTGGCAGGGCACCAACCTGACGTTCACATCCCAGGTCCTGTCGGCGCCGATCACGGACATCGTCAGCTACAACAAGGACAGCATCTCGAACCAGGACAGCGTCCTGTGGGGGATCAGGATCAACGTCCCCTTCAGCTGCGGCTGCATCAACGACTCGTTCCTCGGGCACGAGTTCAGTTACACGGTGATCCAGGGCGACACCTACGATAAGGTCGCGACGCAGTACTACTCGAACTTGACGACCGTGGCATGGTTGCAGGCGTTCAACACTTATCCCGCGACCAATATACCGCTCAACTCCGTTTTGAAAGTGGTTGTTAATTGTTCGTGCGGGAACAGCACTGTTTCCAAGGATTATGGATTGTTCATCACGTATCCGCTGAGGCCGGAGGACACGCTCGAATCAGTCGCGGCGGGGGTGAATTTGCCGACTACTTTGCTGCAGAGCTATAATCCTGGTGTGAATTTTAGCCAAGGGAGTGGTCTGGTGTATATTCCAGGGAAAGGTGAGTTTGTTTGAAGTTTCCCTTGAGGACATGCTTATTTGGTTTCGCTGATTTTCCATCCGAGCAATGAAATTCTCAGCGACCAGATGATTACGAAGGATTCTTAACGTTTAAAGTGACTGTCTAGACTGGGTTTGGATGTATCTCCCCAAGGGTTTGAATGAATTTGTGGATCTCAGTATCGTTCCAATTACGTCTGATGTTTCTGAAGAGACCAATGATGTGTGGATTGTTCTTTGTGAAATGTGAGAGTTACTTAAGGAAGCTAGCTTGGTTATTCTGCATGAAGTGCTGACTCATCTGTCTAATCCCAATGGTGATTATTCAACATAATATCGATCTAATTGTGTCTATTATGACCAGATTAATATGGCATATGGAGCAAAGTAGCAGCAGATGCAATTGCACTATTTAGATGATGCCAATCATTTAGAAGCTATTAAGCTATCTTTAACTGATTAGGCATTTTGTTTTAGTTCTTGTTGTAGCACGGATGAGGAGCTTCTTTATGATTAGGTTTCTCCAGGTGTTCTAgccaaacatgtttttttggAGTGCATAAACTCTACATAGAATCTGCTAATGGCCAATATAAAAATAGTCATGTTTGGGACATCGCCTATCATTCCTTTGTCCCGATATCATAGCAGTGGTGAAGTATCGGGTTCTAGAAATCTTGTACCTGGCCTAAGTATTGCGCTTTAATTACATGATGACAGAAGTTGCAATAGTGGTATTGATTTAAATCTCCCTTTTCTTACAGATGCAAATGGAAACTATCCACCTCTGAACCCAAGGTAGCTTGTAGTAGTCTGCTCATCAAATGGAAGTTGGCTTAGTATTCCATCCTTGTTTCAGTTGTCTAACttatccttttgttttttcctctttccagCACAGGTGGATGTCCCTCTCCGCATGTTGATTTTCTGATCACAACTTCATTTCAATATCCTAATGGGTGATGGCAGGCCATAAATATATTAGAGGAATTCAGACTTATCTTTGACATTTTCATAGCAGGACTATCAGTTGGAGCAATTGTCGGCATATCTATCGCAGCAATAGCAGTTTTGTCGTTTTTAGCATTTTGTATATATGCTGGAATATACCGAAAGAAGAAAGCGAAGGAGGCAATCTTGCTCTCAGGAGCTCATGAATTATCAGATCGAGCAGGGAATGGTAGTGTTGTTGCTGATATTAATCCCTTGTTTTTTCATCTGTTTTATATGTCTGAACTAAGGATTTACTAGTTTGTACGTTCTTTAATACTGTGACTGGCAAAAGAACTGATGCCAAATGAAAAGCACGAGCAGATAAAATTTATGCTTCTAGATATATCCATTTACTATCTTGATGAAATCATTCCAATCTATATGTCTTTGGTTACCAACAGTGCATGCACGTTATGTTGGTCACACTGCAGATGAGACTTGGTGCTGCTTAAGATACTTATTTAGCCAGTGTTCTAGATATACTAGAGAATACTTTGCGTCTCAACAGGGATATGTGGTTCATATGTTTTTCTTATTCATCATATCTTCCTTAATTTTATTGGTGTCATGGTGTTCTCTCTTTGGCAAGCAGTTTTAGCTCTTATCTACAGAATAAAGAAGATTTGTTAATCTCCCTAACTTTCCTAGAGAGTAAAGAGTACCCTGACTGATATTTCCCCCATCTTCTTGGTCTATTTGCAGGAAGTGACCCAGCAAAACCTTCTGAATCAACTGGCCCAGCAGCAGGTTTTACAGGAATCACTGTGGACAAGTCATTGGTGTTTTCATATGAAGAATTGGCTGAGGCTACGGAAAATTTTAGCCTGGCTAATAAAATTGGGGCAGGTGGCTTTGGAGCTGTCTATTATGCTGAATTGAGAGGCGAGGTTTGTCAAAAAATAGCTTTTGCACTTAATGTATGGCTACTATCGTTAGTTAAGGTGGTGTGCGTTCATGAGAAGCATGGTAATGAGGGAGaacttattgaaatttaatctGGGCAGCGGCGTTGTATTTGATTCTACAGACTCCAGAGTTGACTCCAGTCGCTTACATGCTGCTTAGCTCGCAATAATTCTCCAGTAGTATTCCATCTGGTTcaataatagaaattaagaTGAGGGGATTCTGTATTCAGTTGAAACCGCTGTTATGCTCTACCATGCTGCAATTACTTGTCGGTACAACTTCGTATTATTACACTCACAGAACTTTCTTCTTGGAAACCATGCAGAAGGCTGCAATTAAGAAGATGGATATGCAAGCTTCAAAAGAATTTATTGCTGAATTGCAGGTTCTAACGCGAGTTCATCACCTTAACCTGGTAAATCCATAATTTCCAGCCCATAGTAGTTTGTTCTTTATGAAGGAAACACCTTTCCACGTCAGTCAATCTTATGCGTTTCCTACAGTTTATGTGGGGATGTATAAATTTTGGACCATGTGTGGCTGTGATATTCGTGCACCCAGACGTAGAGCTTTCACGTGCTGTTTGTTCATGATTAATATTTGGTGCATCTGTTTCCATTTCTCTGAATTTCGAAATTCAGTGATGCGTATCATCTGGATATGTCCACTATAAAAATCTGTTGTTGAGAAGCTCCCCTTGTTGCTGCAAAAATCCTGAACTGCATCTAAATTCATGTCATTACTCTCTACTAGTTATCAAATAAAGACTTATCTTAATGGTTGATTCAGGTGCGTTTGATTGGATACTGTGTTGAGGGTTCTCTTTGCGTTGTCTACGAGTACATCGAGAATGGAAACTTAAGCGAACATTTGCGTCGCTCGGGTGAGATTGGGCACCTTTTGAGTACATTATTTGTTGAGTATTTTATATGTTCTCTGACCAGTGACGATTTCTACGTTCCATCGATTTTCAGATAAGGAGCCGCTTCCATGGTCTACCAGGGTTCAGATTGCCCTGGATTCTGCAAGAGGTCTTGAATATATCCATGAGCATACAGTACCAGCATATATCCATCGAGACATTAAATCGGCAAATATATTGATAGACAAGGACTTCCATGGAAAGGTTATTCTCTGTTGAATTTTGCACCAGGATGGACCCTTCAGTTCTTGGACTAACAAGGTAGTGTATGACAGGTGGCAGATTTTGGTTTGACAAAGTTGACTGAGGTCGGAAGCACATCTATCCCCACACGACTTGTAGGGACATTTGGATACATGCCGCCTGAGtatgattctctctctttctcaatgTGATATCTATGTAGGAGGGCATTGACACTGGTCACGCTGACGGGATAGAATAAACACAAGCAATTGTTTAGTCATTTACAGTGTTAAAGAAATCCTCTGTTTGGAAGAAGTTAGGAAGCCAAGTTCTTTGTAATGCAATTTCTGCCATCGCTGATTTGAGATTGTGAGCATTTTTGGGATCGTGATAGGTAGCATCCAGGTTTCAAGTTAAAAATAAAGGGGCTATTCCAAGAGAAACTGTTATTCATGAAGTACAATATCATTTGCTGTGCAGAATCTAATCAAATTATGACAAGATATGATCATTATGACTAAAGAAACAACTCTACTTAACTATCCATCACCGCTGTTGCTTAGTTGAGCTCAAAACAAGTGGAAGAGTTATGCTTTTTCCTTTGCAAGTTAACCCAAACATTAACGCAAATCATTGAGATTAATGATTTATTCTGGCTTTGGATAATGCACGAACAGcgtaattaatttttcttgtctGTGCAGATATGCCCAGTATGGCGATGTCTCTCCTAAAGTTGATGTGTACGCTTTCGGTGTGGTCCTTTATGAACTTATTTCTGCCAAGGAGGCTATAGTCAAGGCAAATGGTTCTGTTGCTGACTCAAGGGGCCTCGTTGCTTTGGTTATTCTCTTTCCCTTGTTCTATTTTACAGCTGGTTAATAGTAATCAGAAACTTTTGCTccaaaatgttcaatataggtttagaactttatCTTTAGCTTGAACAAGCAAATTATATCTGGAATctattattttaacttttacTTTGCTGCCAGTTTCATGTGAATTAGCGAGGAGCTTTTTCTACACTTTTGTGGACACATATAATGATAGTGATTTGCCTCCTTGTATGCTTTTGCAATTCATGGATTGCTTCTGGCAAAATTATCATAATTGATTGCTTTAATCTCATCGTCTGCAGTTTGAAGAGGTTCTTGACCAACCCGATCCCAGAGCGGACCTTCGCAAGCTTGTTGACCCTAAGCTTGGAGATAATTATCCGCTTGATTCCGTCTGGAAGGTGAGGGGGTGTCCTGAGAGAATCATTCTGCCATTTATGTTTTCCTTTCTGGGTAAATCGACATTATAACTGCTGAGTTTTCTACGTGCACAGATTGCCCAGCTTGCGAGAGGTTGCACAAAAGAGAATCCTCAACTGCGCCCCAGCATGAGAGCTATTGTGGTGGCCCT harbors:
- the LOC104435150 gene encoding lysM domain receptor-like kinase 3 isoform X2 produces the protein MKPRLWAIGLLATVLISACSRVQSKCSGGCDLALASYYVWQGTNLTFTSQVLSAPITDIVSYNKDSISNQDSVLWGIRINVPFSCGCINDSFLGHEFSYTVIQGDTYDKVATQYYSNLTTVAWLQAFNTYPATNIPLNSVLKVVVNCSCGNSTVSKDYGLFITYPLRPEDTLESVAAGVNLPTTLLQSYNPGVNFSQGSGLVYIPGKDANGNYPPLNPSTGLSVGAIVGISIAAIAVLSFLAFCIYAGIYRKKKAKEAILLSGAHELSDRAGNGSDPAKPSESTGPAAGFTGITVDKSLVFSYEELAEATENFSLANKIGAGGFGAVYYAELRGEKAAIKKMDMQASKEFIAELQVLTRVHHLNLVRLIGYCVEGSLCVVYEYIENGNLSEHLRRSDKEPLPWSTRVQIALDSARGLEYIHEHTVPAYIHRDIKSANILIDKDFHGKVADFGLTKLTEVGSTSIPTRLVGTFGYMPPEYAQYGDVSPKVDVYAFGVVLYELISAKEAIVKANGSVADSRGLVALFEEVLDQPDPRADLRKLVDPKLGDNYPLDSVWKIAQLARGCTKENPQLRPSMRAIVVALMTLSSSTEDWDVGSFYENHALVNLMSGR
- the LOC104435150 gene encoding lysM domain receptor-like kinase 3 isoform X1, translated to MKPRLWAIGLLATVLISACSRVQSKCSGGCDLALASYYVWQGTNLTFTSQVLSAPITDIVSYNKDSISNQDSVLWGIRINVPFSCGCINDSFLGHEFSYTVIQGDTYDKVATQYYSNLTTVAWLQAFNTYPATNIPLNSVLKVVVNCSCGNSTVSKDYGLFITYPLRPEDTLESVAAGVNLPTTLLQSYNPGVNFSQGSGLVYIPGKDANGNYPPLNPSTAGLSVGAIVGISIAAIAVLSFLAFCIYAGIYRKKKAKEAILLSGAHELSDRAGNGSDPAKPSESTGPAAGFTGITVDKSLVFSYEELAEATENFSLANKIGAGGFGAVYYAELRGEKAAIKKMDMQASKEFIAELQVLTRVHHLNLVRLIGYCVEGSLCVVYEYIENGNLSEHLRRSDKEPLPWSTRVQIALDSARGLEYIHEHTVPAYIHRDIKSANILIDKDFHGKVADFGLTKLTEVGSTSIPTRLVGTFGYMPPEYAQYGDVSPKVDVYAFGVVLYELISAKEAIVKANGSVADSRGLVALFEEVLDQPDPRADLRKLVDPKLGDNYPLDSVWKIAQLARGCTKENPQLRPSMRAIVVALMTLSSSTEDWDVGSFYENHALVNLMSGR